The Pagrus major chromosome 5, Pma_NU_1.0 genomic sequence CTTCATGCAGCAAAGTTATGTTTCAGCTCTTTAGAAAACAGAGGTCAGACATACAATTTGAGACGAAGGCAACACGCCCACCACTtgcttttatccttttttttggTGCAGGAAATGGAATCACCCAAAAGATCAAATTTCAGCAAAAAGGAGTAAATTTCAACACACACTGTTCAATGAAACGTCAACctttgtatttaaatgtatcaaTGCAAAGGTGAAAGGTGTGTGTGGGAATTTAGTGACTTCATTGATTTCACTATTAATCTTAAGTCCATTGACCagacaacattaaaaaatatggAGACTCATTTCCAATGTAGCCAATAATTAGTGATTCTGCCTAAAATATTCATCTAATATCCCCCTTTGcttctgaacacacacacatacacacacacacacacacctttttttccatctcattaAGTCAGTAGACCAATTAACATGTACTGGCATCACACAGAACCTCCAGATACCTACCTTCCTCCTGAAGACCGAGAAGGCCTGACCGCAGGCCTTGCATACAAGACCGGGGCTCCCTGAGCTGGTGGGCGGGTACGTGGAGTATCCCGCACTGGGGGCAAATCTGAAGGGTCCAGCACCGGCCCCAAACCCTGGCTGCTGGCCTCTGACGGCCCCGGTACCCATGACTTCATTCAGCAGACCACAGCATGAAGCCCACATGGACGAGGCCCCTGCCTGACAGGCACAAAACACCTTCACTTTAGTGCTTCCTGTTCCCATTTATCTCGTTGATGTTACTAATGATACTTCAGCtatatgaaatatgaatgagTGCATTTCCATCAGCCTCATTTACGTAAATGGTTACCACAGAGACAGTCTCACTGATTGTACAGAAGCCACATATGGGTGCTTTTTATAGATGCGATGACTAAAAGCCTACAGCGTTAGTTTTACACAATAAAGCTCACACTGTGCGGACAGGAAGTGGAAGCAGCTAGAACTGTCAAAACAACACAAGCAGAACACAAGCAGACATTTAAGCTACCTGTGCTACATGCTAATAACATGTTTGATAACTATCTGACTTTGcaacaaagaagaaaataactACACCAATTTCAAACAAATTCACCTACATAATTCATGTTTAACATTACCGTCAAGTCGATGTTCAGTGACAGCTGTCAGATACCTGTCCGACCGTTTTGACGTTAGCTAGCACAGGCTAGTTAACATAACGTCAGCTCCCCTTTATAATACGGCgacattagctaacgttagctagctgctgcCAGCGATAGTCTAAGCAGAGCTAAAACTGGAGCGGAGTTATGAAAAGAAAACTGCACCTTCATTGCAGCTCCTGCTTGTCTATTGAGAAAATCCAGACTGACGGTGTAACCATTGCAATATGGAGAGTCACTTATTTAGCTGAACTGCCTGAATGCGTCTTCTTGCTGTGATGAGAGGAACGATCGAGCCCCGAGGACTgatgctgccgctgctgctgctgctgcttcttcgCTTTGACGCTGCTTCAGCCTGCACGCAGCTACATCTCATTgctgccccctgcaggtcaTATGTAGAATTGAGTGTAGTCGACCTCCAGCATGACTTCCACCAGTGAGACATATTTCTGTGAATTTTATGTTATGTATTTAAATTCGAAAATTAGAAACGTAAACAGGATTTGCAAATTGATTCAAGTATTTATTGAATTAGtattaaaatttgatttaaataaaaaacaaacaggcttGTTTAGGCTTGCTATTCTCAAACAGAACTGCAGTGAAATTGTTTCAAGCATTAAGACCTTTGTGTTGGGGGTGAGAAGTTGTAGAAATATACTTAAGTTGGACACTCGAAAATATAGCCTAAAAAtccaaataataaaacattgtataataataatcagcCCAATGGATAAAAACATGCTTCACATTATCAGCCTTTGCAACTGCACTTTCTTTAACCATTGCCCATTTCTTAGCATAAGGTTGTTATTCTTTGATTTATTATCAaccattattatttattatccaTTATTATACTTTCCACATTTACTTTGTTGGGACTTTGAGCAATCTTGTTAGCTACTTCATTgcctttttaaattgaaaatgtagtCTGATTTGACAAGGTAAACACGTCTGCTTTAAGATAAAGTCTGGCTCCTCCATTTAATCTCTTCTCCCAGGAGCTCCAAAGGTAGGTCATATGTTTTATAACTAGGGTGCACATTATaatgctttaaaacaacaataccACACATTTTGCCGCACAAAATATGAAGCCTCATACCACTGTTCATATCAATACTAATGTATGGACTGATGTCTgatgttttaactttttcttttaaatgtcttctttgtGTATGGTAGGCCTACGTTTTTAAGGAGGACAAAAGCAATTTACTCTCAAAACCTCTCACTTAAAGGTCAGATTATATAAAAAGAATTACATTTAGTTACCCTGAACAAGTTTTCTAGTAGactttaatagaaaaaaaatgctagTAGAAGAATAATAGTTAGCCTATCCCCTTTTTTATATGATTAAGCTAAAAATAACCTAATGATAGGCTTTTATATTCAACTTTTGTTGTATCTTCATGTTACTGTTGatttttgcctttgttttatgtgttgtgCCTGACTGTACAGTTGTATACAATGCGATAATACACTAATAATcttaaaatctttttaaatcttaaaaagtTGCTAATGCTAATAATGGTACTTCCGGTCCGGGCTCGAGCGCGCCAATAACAAACGTCCCCACCTGATGACGTTGATGTTGACGGACGCATCCCGgtgtttttgattttcagcGCGTCTCCAACAACCGAGGGAGAGACCGATGCCATTTGAAGGTTTAACGATGGAAACCAGCGCCAGTGGCAGTTTGATGATCATGTATGAGGATGAGTCGGTGGATGTTCGTTACGGAAACGGAGCCCAGTTGCAGCTGTCGCCGTGTGGATGTGAATTCATGCTGGTAAAACCCACAGACCCCTCCGGACATCCTCTTCAACCCACAGAGAGAGTCAAACAGAGGACAAGATTCACCATCAGCACTTATAAGGTGGAAACACTGAGTATACGCGTTTCTTTAGAAATAGTTTGAAGGCTGTTGTCAGTCATAGTTTGTTCCACTCGCGTATTTTAGAGACTCAAACTGTGTCTGTAGGCTGTGGTGGAAGTAATCGGATCTTTTAAGTAGTTATAACACAGCGTAAAAGTACTCTGTTAccagtcctgcatttaaaatcttaCTTGAATTTAAAGTATATGTATTcgcatcaaaatatacttaaaatagcaaaagtaaaagtttgTATTATGCAGAATGACCCattgaaaaacaatattatattacatGATTACAATAAGTGATGCATTCATGTTTACATTACTGAGCAGCTAGCTGGTAAAGGTCTGGTTAATTTCAGCTACTTTTCTATAAACGTATTGGTAGCTTAATCTATACCAACatatcacattttatttgttgatttctcttttatatttacaatatcaaatACATTTGGTGGAGTGAAGTGTACAAATATGTGTGATTAAGTACAAAgcagcataaaatggaaatgccCAAGTTCCAGAAACTCAGACATGTAGTTAAatagagtaaatgtacttaggtacattccaccactggtgaTAGGCTTTAGTTTGCTGGGATAAATGTGCACAGTTTGGATGTCCTCTGCATTACACATAGGCTCAGTTCACTGTATTAAACATGATGATATAATTTTACAGGAGTTATTGGTGGCTGCGTTGGCATTTAGGAATAAACATGCAAGTCGACCATATCTGCCAGAGGAACTCATCCCCGCTGAGTGCAAGAAGGTACCAAGAGCTTTCTCCTCAGTCATCTCattaaatcatgttttggcaATGATCTTAGTATCTGGACTTTTGCCTCCTGCAGCCTTTTTTCAGCATTGACTCAGACGTGCAGTGGCCTGAGTGGTCTTCCGGTGATGCTGAGCTCGGACCCGGAGGCGAGACCATCGTCAGGTCGGAGGAGGGCCGGGCTGCGTTGATGCTGTCGCCCTCGGGTGAAGAATTCTCTGTCGAGTTCATGTGTAGCCTCAGTCGGACTCAGAATCCGCACCACAGCACGCAGGGTTTCAGAAGAGACTCTGACAGCAGCCCAGGCAATCTGATCTGTCAGACCACTAATGAGGAGACCAAAGAGGTTCATCAGGGAAGACGAAGCAGAAGGAATGAGTCTGTTAGATCAAGGTCCAGCTCTCCTCGGATTACCAGCACTACTCAGCCAAAGgtcattattttaataatatttctGCACAGCATATCACACCTTTGATTCAATATTTTAATTCCCTTCTCTTCCCTTCGCAGCCAGAGGAGATGTTCCAATCCACTGCAGTGGTTCAACATCACTCCTGCTGCACTGTCGCTCCCATCTGGTGCTACCCTCTCTCCTTGGCTCGCCAACTCTGGACAGCTCGTATCTCTGAACCTGAAGATGTGGGAGCAGAGGGAGCCAGCGCTCTCACCCAGGCACTCAGCAGAATAAACATGTCAGACACATCCACTGGAGAGAGAAAGTCTCACCTTCCTCAGGCACTGCCTCTCACATGTTCATCACCTCACCGGCACAGGTTGAGTAATCAATTGACCTGAATTAAATATTAGACATGTGTAGCACTGCTTAACATTTTTCACTGACTGATTAAGCTTCCTCACTCGTGTATTTAAGGTGGAAGGTAAAAGACCCCCTGGCCCAAACAGAACATTCAGACCGAGATCTTCCAACAGAGCTGGTAAAAGTGATGTGGTGTCAAGGAGTCACCTACAGGTAAGAATGCAGATTTTCAAGCTTAACAAGGACCtacaacatttgtgtttgtatacTTTACACATGAATACTAACTTCTGTAAAAAGGATATCTGAAGTGCATATTTTGGATTTAATGTCTACTTGAAcctgttttatttaaaggaaagacaggtgaagtttcatagtcaacaaaacatttgtagGGCTTCGCAGTAAAATCTCCATCTTCCGGATGCCTGGATtatgccagatgagctgtatgaagAAATGttatgtatttttccattttaaaacaagtccccatctacctcagttgttaaggagaatgttgccacactgttttactgtgaagctccagaaatgttttgtggactacgaaatcTTACCCGACTTTCGATTAGCATGGGGTGAggtaatgaatgaattttcaattttgggtgaactgatcctttaaaccTCTTTAAGATTTTGTTTGAACACTTTGAATATGAATACTGCATTCTCTAATATACTAAATTCTTTAGAACATTTGAAGTGTATATTTAGGATTTAATATCTTCTTTAACCTTTCTTATATAAGAAGCTCTGAGTATTGATACAAGACATATACAGCCTAAATGTATATTGAATGTTGAATTTCTTCTAtgtgggatcaataaaggtaGATCTTATCTATCTTATCATATCTTGTCTTTAATATcttatctgatctgatctgatcttaTCTTAAGTGTGGGTCTACCTGTATGTGTCCTGTGTAGGATACTGAGTGGGACTGTCTCAGTCGTAGAGGTTTCCCCGGGAGATGGGTCGGTCATCCGATCGAACGGTGTCCTCAACACTTATTTTACCCATCACAAACCTGAGCTCCTGTCAGGGCAGGTAAATTCAGTATCTCATCATAAAACCTATCTCATCATATGTCATAAGAATAATTACTATATTTAAAGGTTAAGTTCGGTATTTTTTAACCtcagttatatatatatatatatttttttttttaagtggctAATGAAGGACAACAATTTTTTAAATTGGTCCAGAATTTTTTAGACTGCAAAACAGGCTTCAATGTAATCCTTCTGGGCAACTGCACACCTTCGTGGCTGTTTTTGCCACTGGCAGGATCATTTTGTTAATCTCGCTGGTTCTTGAATGTAGTTTTGGtgactttattttgtttctgtcaagtTAAATGTATTGTCTTTTACGATGATAAAATAGTTGTAAATATAAATGGAGTGTGGTGGCTTTGGCGAGAGCAATATGGTGGCTGTTTTTATGGTTAAACAGAAATGatctttaacaaaaatgtctgtCTCTGTAGGGGTCCTTTCTGACAGTTACAATAATATTTGTTGTCCCCATTAGTTACTTAAACACAACCATGGGAAAATAGGATCTAGGTTGACAAAATACCAAAGTTGCCCTTTAAATTAGCTATGGAGCTAAAATGCAATGCCAGTCGAGCATTAATGTACCTGCATCTTTATATAAATAGccaattaattgattgtttgTATCCCTCAGGTTAAAGAGGTAACATATCATCTCAACAACCTTCCCCCTGACGTTCCCGGTCAGCTGTACTCCATATGCTCTATTGTATGTCGTGCAAGCAGGTAAGCCACTTTTTCACCCCCCTCTGATGAATATGACGACTTTATTTCATCATTCCCTGACCATCACATGGCTTTTTGACAGGATCCTCTCTTGCTACAACGACGCTAAGCAATCATTGAAGCTCTCTTCCACACCTAGCTGCTTGGAAGGAGTCAAAGAAGTAGGCCCTGCTTTTACCCTGATGTTACTACAACTCTCTATCTACAGCATTCAAACTTCTAAACTGTCTATGATTTGGTTTTCAGGATAGACATTTTTATAAACCAGCAATGATTGAAGAAAATCTGTCCAATCCTCTATCTGTTGTGCAGCATGTGAACGTTACACAGAGAGTAGAAAGTcggtgagttttcttttttttgtcatcagtTATTTGGTATTCTCttacttaaagggacagttcaaatGATGtataatgtttcttttcatttgatttagGTCAAATCTTGTAGCTGCAGAACTGGAGAAGATAAAACGATTCAACTGTATCCTTAAACATTGACGGCTTAAAGGGGCTGTGGACATTAATGTATTATCACATCAGCTGGTTGTGTAGCTGCATGTCACTGCACTTAGATGATGCTGAGGaggatcgtgtgtgtgtgtgtgtgtttctttaacaTCCTGCGCCCAGTTCTGCTGGAGAACAACCACCTGATAAGAAGTGAGAAACGATGTGCAGAACAGGAGACTAGCTCTGCAGAGGAGGTGACTCATGAAGCAGTGGATGAGAACTACATCACTGAAGCTCTTCAGAGAACATCCAAAGCCATAGAGGACATTGATGCTCTCATATCTGCAGCCGCATTGACGTGAAAGAGTCATGAAGACAAAACTCCACTCTTCAAGCATGACAATTGGGACATCTCATATAGAAAGGTTTTACTGCAGTAAAGACTGAAATAAAGATGCTGGCACATGGCTTGTAACTTTTATTTACTATTAATTGCCAAAGGCTTCATTTAACTACTGactgccaaaaaaacaaactgtggcaTGACTTAATTTCAGATGCAAACATGCATACAGAAAGTGTTTTCCCAGTTGCTAATAATCAAGTTTGTCACCATGCAGTCCCTTCCTGTTAGTTAAAGATAAGAACTTGAAATGGTGCAAATTTAGTTTAACACATTGATGTTTCCTCCTACACCCATGACAAATTGTGGTTATATTGTAGAAGTTGTGATCGGTTAAAAAAAGCCCCCAGTATAACACTTTTTACTGTTTCTGGATTACACACTTTCAAAACATACAAAAGTTCATGAGTGTTAATGTAAGTCGTTACTTTAGCAGGCTGTGGTCTTGTGTTTAACCTCAGGTGCAATATGTATATCAGGGCAAAAAAGGACTGCTTAAAACCTTTTTATTAAATGACATACTTGAAGTCTTCGTAAAGAACCtctgtaaaaatatttcatgtttacatttcatCAACTgtattgagtttttttttaaaaaagattaaatataaatatatatactagAGCCCAACCAATGCTTGATTTTCAGGGCCAATGCTGATACCAATATTAGGCAGTAAAAACGGTCAGTTATCAATAAATTggttgacaaaaacattttttgcaatgatccctcaaatgtggttattaaACACCCGACAAAACcaaactttattgtcaaaattGGCATCATTGCACTGAAAGagtaaagtattttttttctgcattataatcagTGCATATACGCCAAATGGGACAATATTGGCCCAACCAATATGTTGGTCAGGCTCAAATATATTCTGTATATTACAAGCTTCCAGTCTCAAAATGATGACACCTACATGACTTTTCTCTAATTCTGATCTTATCATTCCTGTTACAGTATGTCCCTCATCATGATTAATCACTCCAGATGAACGTCAAAGCATAGCATATTTTTAAGATACATACTCAATACATACAAATTCC encodes the following:
- the c5h5orf34 gene encoding uncharacterized protein C5orf34 homolog, with protein sequence MPFEGLTMETSASGSLMIMYEDESVDVRYGNGAQLQLSPCGCEFMLVKPTDPSGHPLQPTERVKQRTRFTISTYKELLVAALAFRNKHASRPYLPEELIPAECKKPFFSIDSDVQWPEWSSGDAELGPGGETIVRSEEGRAALMLSPSGEEFSVEFMCSLSRTQNPHHSTQGFRRDSDSSPGNLICQTTNEETKEVHQGRRSRRNESVRSRSSSPRITSTTQPKPEEMFQSTAVVQHHSCCTVAPIWCYPLSLARQLWTARISEPEDVGAEGASALTQALSRINMSDTSTGERKSHLPQALPLTCSSPHRHRWKVKDPLAQTEHSDRDLPTELVKVMWCQGVTYRILSGTVSVVEVSPGDGSVIRSNGVLNTYFTHHKPELLSGQVKEVTYHLNNLPPDVPGQLYSICSIVCRASRILSCYNDAKQSLKLSSTPSCLEGVKEDRHFYKPAMIEENLSNPLSVVQHVNVTQRVESRSNLVAAELEKIKRFNFLLENNHLIRSEKRCAEQETSSAEEVTHEAVDENYITEALQRTSKAIEDIDALISAAALT